One window from the genome of Oryza glaberrima chromosome 3, OglaRS2, whole genome shotgun sequence encodes:
- the LOC127768004 gene encoding probable prolyl 4-hydroxylase 7 isoform X2, which translates to MARLVLLVALLLLLSVTGETSATGETSATGGGGEGGRFDASRAVGVSWSPRVFLYEGFLSDAECEHLIALAKQGRMERSTVVNGKSGESVMSKTRTSSGMFLIRKQDEVVARIEERIAAWTMFPAENGESMQMLRYGQGEKYEPHFDYIRGRQASARGGHRIATVLMYLSNVKMGGETVFPDAEARLSQPKDETWSDCAEQGFAVKPTKGSAVLFFSLYPNATFDPGSLHGSCPVIQGEKWSATKWIHVRSYDENGRRSSDKCEDEHALCSSWAAAGECAKNPGYMVGTSESPGFCRKSCNVCTS; encoded by the exons ATGGCTCgtctcgtcctcctcgtcgccctACTGCTTCTCCTCTCCGTCACCGGCGAGACGTCCGCCACCGGCGAGACGTCcgccaccggcggtggcggggaagGCGGGCGATTCGACGCCTCCCGCGCAGTCGGTGTCTCGTGGAGCCCCAG GGTGTTCCTGTACGAGGGGTTCCTGTCGGATGCGGAGTGCGAACACCTCATCGCGCTG GCGAAGCAGGGTAGGATGGAGAGGTCGACGGTGGTAAACGGCAAGTCGGGGGAGAGCGTGATGAGCAAGACGAGGACCAGCTCCGGCATGTTCCTCATCAGGAAACAG GATGAAGTCGTTGCAAGAATAGAGGAGAGGATTGCTGCTTGGACCATGTTTCCAGCAG AAAACGGTGAATCTATGCAAATGCTACGTTATGGGCAAGGTGAGAAATACGAGCCACACTTTGATTACATTCGCGGACGGCAAGCCTCAGCTCGTGGAGGTCATCGGATTGCTACTGTGCTCATGTACCTGTCCAATGTCAAGATGGGTGGAGAGACCGTCTTCCCCGATGCAGAG GCTAGGTTATCACAGCCTAAAGACGAGACATGGTCCGACTGCGCAGAACAGGGCTTCGCAG TGAAACCTACCAAAGGCAGTGCGGTGCTCTTCTTCAGCCTCTACCCCAACGCGACGTTCGACCCAGGCAGCCTGCACGGAAGCTGCCCTGTCATACAAGGCGAGAAGTGGTCGGCGACGAAATGGATCCATGTGAGATCCTACGACGAAAATGGCCGGAGATCCTCGGACAAATGCGAGGATGAACATGCTCTCTGCTCCAGCTGGGCTGCTGCTGGAGAGTGTGCCAAGAACCCCGGTTACATGGTCGGCACCAGTGAATCCCCTGGCTTCTGCCGGAAGAGTTGCAACGTATGTACATCGTAG
- the LOC127768078 gene encoding probable prolyl 4-hydroxylase 7, whose protein sequence is MARLVLLAVLPLLLLFVAGDSYATAAGGGGGGGGRRFDASRAVDVSWRPRAFLYEGFLSDAECDHLISLAKQGKMEKSTVVDGESGESVTSKVRTSSGMFLDKKQDEVVARIEERIAAWTMLPTENGESMQILRYGQGEKYEPHFDYISGRQGSTREGDRVATVLMYLSNVKMGGETIFPDSEARLSQPKDETWSDCAEQGFAVKPAKGSAVLFFSLHPNATLDTDSLHGSCPVIEGEKWSATKWIHVRSYSYRRRSAGKCEDEHVLCSSWAAAGECAKNPGYMVGTSDYPPGFCRKSCNVCTK, encoded by the exons ATGGCTCgtctcgtcctcctcgccgtactacctctcctcctcctcttcgtcgccggcgactcgtacgccaccgccgccggcggcggcggcgggggaggaggacggcgattCGACGCCTCCCGCGCCGTCGATGTCTCGTGGCGCCCCAG AGCGTTCCTGTACGAGGGGTTCCTGTCGGATGCGGAGTGCGACCACCTCATCTCGCTC GCGAAGCAGGGTAAGATGGAGAAGTCGACGGTGGTGGACGGCGAGTCGGGGGAGAGCGTGACGAGCAAGGTGAGGACCAGCTCCGGCATGTTCCTCGACAAGAAGCAG GATGAAGTTGTTGCAAGAATAGAGGAGAGGATTGCGGCTTGGACCATGCTTCCAACAG AAAACGGTGAATCGATGCAAATACTACGTTACGGGCAAGGTGAGAAATACGAGCCACACTTTGATTACATTAGCGGACGGCAAGGCTCAACTCGTGAAGGTGACCGGGTTGCCACTGTGCTCATGTACCTGTCCAATGTCAAGATGGGTGGTGAGACCATCTTCCCTGATTCAGAG GCTAGGTTGTCACAGCCTAAAGACGAGACATGGTCCGACTGCGCAGAACAGGGCTTCGCAG TGAAACCTGCCAAAGGCAGTGCTGTGCTGTTCTTCAGTCTCCACCCCAACGCGACGTTGGACACAGACAGCCTGCACGGAAGCTGCCCTGTCATAGAAGGCGAGAAGTGGTCGGCGACGAAGTGGATTCATGTGAGATCCTACAGCTATCGCCGGAGATCCGCCGGCAAGTGCGAGGATGAACATGTTCTCTGCTCCAGCTGGGCTGCCGCAGGAGAGTGTGCCAAGAACCCCGGTTACATGGTCGGCACCAGTGACTACCCCCCTGGCTTCTGCCGGAAGAGTTGCAACGTATGTACAAAGTAG
- the LOC127768004 gene encoding probable prolyl 4-hydroxylase 6 isoform X1, giving the protein MARLVLLVALLLLLSVTGETSATGETSATGGGGEGGRFDASRAVGVSWSPRVFLYEGFLSDAECEHLIALAKQGRMERSTVVNGKSGESVMSKTRTSSGMFLIRKQDEVVARIEERIAAWTMFPAGMVQGHRTLENCLIGPCSKCSSECITFYCFARFVILERSENGESMQMLRYGQGEKYEPHFDYIRGRQASARGGHRIATVLMYLSNVKMGGETVFPDAEARLSQPKDETWSDCAEQGFAVKPTKGSAVLFFSLYPNATFDPGSLHGSCPVIQGEKWSATKWIHVRSYDENGRRSSDKCEDEHALCSSWAAAGECAKNPGYMVGTSESPGFCRKSCNVCTS; this is encoded by the exons ATGGCTCgtctcgtcctcctcgtcgccctACTGCTTCTCCTCTCCGTCACCGGCGAGACGTCCGCCACCGGCGAGACGTCcgccaccggcggtggcggggaagGCGGGCGATTCGACGCCTCCCGCGCAGTCGGTGTCTCGTGGAGCCCCAG GGTGTTCCTGTACGAGGGGTTCCTGTCGGATGCGGAGTGCGAACACCTCATCGCGCTG GCGAAGCAGGGTAGGATGGAGAGGTCGACGGTGGTAAACGGCAAGTCGGGGGAGAGCGTGATGAGCAAGACGAGGACCAGCTCCGGCATGTTCCTCATCAGGAAACAG GATGAAGTCGTTGCAAGAATAGAGGAGAGGATTGCTGCTTGGACCATGTTTCCAGCAGGTATGGTGCAAGGGCACAGAACACTGGAAAACTGCTTAATTGGACCTTGCTCCAAATGTTCTTCAGAGTGCATCACCTTCTATTGCTTTGCCCGTTTTGTGATTCTTGAACGGTCAGAAAACGGTGAATCTATGCAAATGCTACGTTATGGGCAAGGTGAGAAATACGAGCCACACTTTGATTACATTCGCGGACGGCAAGCCTCAGCTCGTGGAGGTCATCGGATTGCTACTGTGCTCATGTACCTGTCCAATGTCAAGATGGGTGGAGAGACCGTCTTCCCCGATGCAGAG GCTAGGTTATCACAGCCTAAAGACGAGACATGGTCCGACTGCGCAGAACAGGGCTTCGCAG TGAAACCTACCAAAGGCAGTGCGGTGCTCTTCTTCAGCCTCTACCCCAACGCGACGTTCGACCCAGGCAGCCTGCACGGAAGCTGCCCTGTCATACAAGGCGAGAAGTGGTCGGCGACGAAATGGATCCATGTGAGATCCTACGACGAAAATGGCCGGAGATCCTCGGACAAATGCGAGGATGAACATGCTCTCTGCTCCAGCTGGGCTGCTGCTGGAGAGTGTGCCAAGAACCCCGGTTACATGGTCGGCACCAGTGAATCCCCTGGCTTCTGCCGGAAGAGTTGCAACGTATGTACATCGTAG